The stretch of DNA TCTGACCTCAGGTGCAGCTGATCAGACAAAGCGGAGTTCCTTGAAATCCGGGCTCGGTAGCAGCAGTAAATCTGCCCAGAACCACGCACACGCTTAGAATGATGAAGCCGGTCCCAGAGCCGCCGTGTTTGGAAAGCTGCCCGCTGTCATCCATATCACGGCCGACGGCCCGGTGGGGGCCCGGCCCGTTAAAGCCTCCCTGGGATTCATCTCCAAGGCTCATATCACAATCCCAGTTCAAAAAGCACCCAGAGATTAGGATTAATGCCAGTCGGATCAGCGTGTTCTGATTATCCAGAAAGACAGGGGGGGAGGGGCGCGCTGCcgcagagcagaaccacacgCCTACTGATGCCTTCTTCTCCCGCAGGACGCCAAGGGAGCGCGGGCGGTGCCGCTCCCCGGCTTCGAGGTCAGCGCGCCTCCAGCGGCGCCGGGCGACAAGGCCGAGGTCAAGCACGCGCTGCGACTCAGCCACACCCAGCAGAACCTGCTCCTCAGCGCCCCGGACGCAGAGACCCAGGCCCGGTGGCTGGAGGTGGTGTCCAGAGCGGCCCGCGGGGACACGgccccggacccggacccggacgcCGGCCCCAGTGAGCAGCGGAGCAGCcagtagaagcagcagaggcCGGCGCCGCATTACTTGAATTGACTTTACCTTGGCACTTTGTCCAGTCCGTTCTATTCAGTCTGACCCGCCACCACACGAAGGACCGGCTCAGCCaccaacagctggagcagatgtGGAACCGCCgataaaagaagaaaagttcCTGTCACGTTTTGGATGATGCACATGAAGCATTAactctgacgtgtgtgtgtgtgtgtgtgtgtgtgtgtgtgtgtgtgtgtgtgtgtgtgtgtgtgtgtgtgtgtgtgtgtgtgtgcgtgtgtgtgtgtgtgtgtgtgtgtgtgcgcgtgagccCGTGTTGAATAAATGCCACCTCTCGTTCTGGGACTGTGCGGCCGAGGGCCTGGTTTTGTACAGTGTCTATACTATAGTGTGATGTAAGGAAGTGTAAGTTAAACTGCAGACGTGTGTTCGTGGCTGGCCACCTGACTCCCCGTCGCTCCTTGTCCTCCCGTCGCTGCGTCCAGATGAGCTCTGTGTGCAGATGCTGAATGGATCTGAATGGACACTCGCCCgcttctctccctccagtgatgtgatggaaaccaagtactgtaactgtttcagggcccggttctgatgggcaCCAGTAGCAAGTCGGACCCCTCGTGCATGTCGGCCCACTCATATTTATGTCCCGTGCTCTTTATACGACCCGCTGTGTTACTGTACGTGAGCAGTCAGTGTTTAAGACTGACGCTGGGAAAGCAGTCGTTCATATCATCAATAAACAAACCTTGTGGTACATCAGTATCATTCAGTCCCAGACGACGCCTCGTGTCCAGTTCTATTCAACCTTTCATGGTGCTGACGCCTTCGTAGTTAATGTGCACAGGTTCAGGCTGCACTcgttttccacacacacacacacacacacacacacacacgcacacacaccagaggaTCAACTGTTGTTGTGCACATTAACACTCACCATAGTAATAGTTTGTTTCACACCCTTGCTCTTCCTGTATTAACCACACTGTGTCTGATGTTCTGCAGAATTTCCCTGTGTTCTCTGCGTCAGTGACGGACGCAGTGACAGAAACCACTGCAGCTGTAAATGCTGCTGTATCATTTCATGAAGTAGTCAGGATGTAGTCAGTTCTCACTTACACACAGTTAACTCAGCAGGATCACTGACATTCACCCTCTTCACGCTGAGGGAGACGTGCTCCaaccggagctggaggagagaagaatgAGGCGCGTTTCTAACATGTGACTTCGTTCCTCCCTCGCTCGTCTTCATCAGTGGCATTGAAGCAGGACAGAGGACAGTTATTGATAAGTGGTGGGAGCCATAACTCCTTTATTCAGGGTGATGGATTGGGAGGCTGAGGCCTGAGCCGTGGAGCAAAGCGCTGACTGCGGCCTTCAGGCTCCACgcgctgaggagcagaagctgcaggacgGGTTCCATCAGCAGTTCCATCATCTGTGGAGGAGAAGCGCCCAAACGCAGCGTGAAGCGGGAGCTGCTGACGGAGTGGTCACATTGTGAAGTGACCAGCACAGGCCCAAAGGCACCAGGCGCTTTGATTAGCGCTAATGGATCCACTGACTGAGCCCGTTGCCAAAGATTAATGGGGAACAGATGAAGGTGACGACGACGCAAAGCACAGTTTCCACTTTCAGATGAAGACATTTGTTCAGTGGCACCGAGGCCAAAGCAGCTGAAGAGAATGGTTTTAATGGGAAAGCCGTCATATGCCACTGCAGCATAAGCCTCttaccagctgtgtgtgtgtgtgtgtgtgtgtgtgtgtgtgtgtgtgtgtgtgtgtgtgtgtgtgtgtgtgtgtgtgtgagacccagaaacatttgcattttgtgATGTCAAACCTCTGAACACAAACTCACTGAACTGTCTATTTGGAGGAAGTGGGGAACAAATTACCACCTGcccccctctgtctgtctgtctctctctctctctctctctctcttttcagagTGAACATAACATCTGTCTGCTGAACAGGGGTTCGTCCTTCACCCTGACACTAACGTTCAGGTCTTAAGTTTCACCCAGTGCAAAGGAGCAGGAAGCGTCCTCAGACCGAGCGTGAAGTGATGCTAAGATGCTAAAGCTCCACCTGCTGATGAATGGCCTTCAgcttctgctttgctttctgAAAGGCTCCAAAACCAAACAGCAGTTTGTTACAGTCCAGTGACGGCGTGAACTGAACCACCAGGAGCTACGGAGCTTCAGGCTGCTCAGACCTGCTTCTGTTGGTGTTTACACACTACGactcaggagcagcagccacgCTTCACGCTGCGTGTTCAGTGGAGCAGACACTTCCTGCACAGgaagtggctgcagctgcttcctgtcgctGAGGCTCGTCTGAGTCTGAGCTTCATCTAAGTCAGAGGTCCCACGAAGTCCTACAGAGAAACCTTCCCCCATGACTCAAATTAGAGAGATCTGTAACAAACGAAGACTCGACCATCACAGCGTTGGTCTGAGAGCGTTTATTTAAGAGCGTTTGTTTTGTCCTGAGAGCGTTTgcacctccatctgctgctgcctctggttcctctgaggCTCCTGCTGTGACTACGCTGCTGCAGGAGTGGTCCCGGGCTTTAACAGCCTGCTACACGTGGCGTGTGCTGCTCACACACTTAAAATGAGGTTTTGGATCCAGATTCTATTTATAGCAAAGACTTCGTAGACCTGACGTCTCCTCAAGGCTCCACAGTGATGTTGCTCCACCATCTTCATGCTTTCATCTCTAACACATCTACAAGTGTGTACGTCACAGTCACTGTGGCAAGGACTTGGTCAACTCCACTTCCTCCCAAGGTCTCGCTCTTCTTACTCGCCGCCGtttcctcttctgcttctcACTCAGTAAAAAGGTGTTGATTTCAACAAAGCATTTGTTACAAATGGAGGTCAACAACAAAATCCAGAGTGTGTCATTTCTGGGTTGGTAGTGAATCATGTGCATCTCTTAGTAGTTGAGTCCAGTCCTAATGAATGAGACGTTTCCttctaactaactaactaactaactaactaactaactaactaactaactaactaatatCTGAGgtctggttctgcaggcgtttccatggcaactcaAAGTGGGGtttatttacatactgtatcgAGTCACTGCCGGAGGAGAATGAGCCCTAATTGCATCGTTGACCTCACGTTCACAGCGAACCACGGACCCACAGCCACGTGCGCCCGGTCCGACCTGCCCCTGCTCCAGCTAATCAGCGGTGATGGAGTGGCTCCTCAGGcacagcctctgcagcagcgctgaccagcagcttcctgcgtCTCTCAGGTCAAATGAACAATAAAACAGCGTTTTCTCTCGTTTGTTgccctttgtttcctgctccagcGCTTTGGAGTCATTTGGTGATACTGCCTCCTGATATAATAACTGCTGTGTGTTATCGGGCTCCTGAGCAGAGGGCGTCACGGATGTGCTCTGCACAGTTTGAACTCTGCCTGAAGTCACATGGTTGAAACTGAAGGCTGGCACCACATCCTCCCGCCGCAGccgagctgctgagctgatcaCGGGCCACTGTCCCGCTCACGGCTCTGAATCCGGCTTGAAGCGACAGGAGACGCACGCGTCTCCACCGTCACCGTGTGTTTTGCGCCGCTCATCCGCCTGCGCCAAAGTGACCGGAGCCGGAGCGCGCGGCCCGAACAGGCGCTGGAGCCGCGCGGCGTCGCGTTGGGGGTGGGAGGACTCAGTGGACGAGCCGCTCGCTGGGAAGTGACAGGCGAGCGTAATCCGACGGAGAGAGACGCGCTGAGGGCGCGGACGCTCCACTCCTTGACGCACAGCCACGCAGCGGCCAGGATGCCGGCGGCTACGGCTCCGATGGCAGACGCTTCACCGAAGCCGAGGGACAGATCAGGTATGAATGGGATTCACATAGAAAATGAACGGAGTCCAGCGGTGAGAGGACGGGGACACGGAACCTTTAATCAATGTGCATTTTACAAGAGGAGAGCGTGAAGGTTGTGCAGCGGTGTTCACTAACGTGTGTGTATCATTTGTGTAACATCCCACTGTCAGTTTCTGCTGTAAGATTAACTTTATCGCTATAATTCTAGGCTTCTTCCTCAGTTTCTGAGAATACGTGAATTGCATTATTCGCGTTGATGTGGGGAAGTTGCGTATAACTGTTGTGACAGATGTGAGGGTTCAgttgaaagacagacagaagaaataGGAagtgaagagggaggaggcgccgcGCGTTGCATGAGGTCAGAAGCTCCTAAAGGTCGCAACGCTCCCGTCTGAGAGCAACGCGCTGCCGGTGCGACTCCACAGCGCGTGGTGCAGAGTCCGACGCACGGCTGCAGACGCTCATGTATTTGAGCCTTGAAGTCCCCACTTCTTTCATCTTTCTCTTTGGACCAGACTTTTCGCGTTGTCCAGTTGTCACTGAGACCTGGCCCGTGGTTCGGCGCGTCTCCAGACGTGCGTGTTTCTCACCGTGATCGCATTTCCTGACAGAGACGCTTAGAACTCAGGGATCCAGTGTTTTGTGCTGTGCAGCGTTTCCGGCTCTGCTTCATCCTCTTTGTCATCTTTTGAAGCGCATGCATTATACACCCTGTAGAACTGAGCCCTGATGCTTGTGCTGCAGCTCGGACCCAGGCCCAGTGTGCTCCCCGGCCGCTGCCGGCGCTGGGAACCCAGAGGATCATCCAGGGCAACGGCACCGACGTGGGCACCGTGCTCTCCCTGCAGTGTCcggacaaacacaagctggtggGCGGCGAGCTGAAGTGTGTGCTGGCCGTGAACAGCACCCACTGGGTGGGAGAGACCTACTGCAAACGTGAGTACGCGAGCTGGAGCCCATTCATTCTACTGCGTCTAATACAGTGAATTATTATGTGCTGGAACAGATAATAATTAACATAGGTTTGAGTTGCTTGAGGAGGAGGTCTATTAATGCTGACACTGAGATGAAGGGAGGATTTCATGCAGGTGCACAATGAATGGTTCTTTTTGTGAGTCAGTGGAAAAAGTGAGAGTTTGATGAGTTTGGTTCTGTTTGACAATCAGCCATGTGCGAAGTGAAACTGAAAGACATGGCATTTATGTTTTACTGGCTTCTCACGATATGCTGCAAACACAATGAAAACGTGTGGAACTGTATATCTGAGCGGAGCATATCTGCAAAGAGCCGCGTGTCTGACGCAGGTGAGGAACAAAGACTTCACTGATGATGAATGGACCTGTCCAACACGCTGTGAATCACACAGTAATGAAGCCAATCAATCTcatcgctcgcccgctcgctctctctctctctccagctctgtctctcATTGAGGACTACGGCTTCCGTGTGGCCGTGTTAGCGTCCATTGTCAGCTTAGGCGTCATCTTCATCATGTCCGTCGCCTTCATCACATGCTGTTTGCTCGACTGCATAAGAGAGGAcgagaggaagaagcagcagaggtgagtgagaggagaactgagcagagcatcgtgtgtgtgtgacgcctCACGAACTGAACCGCTGTTTCAGGGAGTCAGACTTGACGTGTGAGGAGCAGGTCCAGCACCGCGGGGAGATCgggtcccactacagtcacaaaggcaggaacaacaacaacaacacccgGGAGAAGATGGCGCCGGCCGCGTGTGAAGGAGCGCACGGCTGCAGGTGAGACCGCGGCTGCGTTCCCTACTGGTGCCCCTGAAGACGGGCCGACACCAGAACTAAGCAACACCCTCTGTCTTTCCTGTCCAGATGTCAGGGAGACGCTGCAGGGCCTCACTTCACACATGgctgctcctcacctgctgctctgcccGGTCCAGACTACGGCCTGCCCCTGTTACCCAGAAACCCAGAACCTGCACGCCCCGCTCCACTTTCATACCCAGGACCTTTATTCTCCTGCCAGACGTCCTTAATGGGACCTGACCTGCTTcatggagagcagcagaggcgcTGGTCACAGCAGAACCCGCCACCCACCGACGAGTCCAACGCGATGAACCCTGTCAAAGAGTTTTCCATACGGATTATATCAGTGTGAGAACACGCTTCCAGCGTCTCCTTTATCAGTGGCAACCATTAACTGGACCCCTGCTGCGTTCATCTTGTACAGGATGCAGGATGAGGCCTCAGTGCCTTGTGTGAACCGTGGTGAcgcactgccccctgctgggcggCCGCAGCCATTGCAGCTTCAGAGCGCTGCCATTAAAACACTGGACGGTTGATGGACTTCATTAGAGCTAATTGAGTTAAAGCAGATGATTAAGTGAATCTCAATGTCTGATGTGTTTGTGGGGCAAAATTCACAACTATTTAAAAGCAGCTAAACCAGCTGGACAGCGTGTGTAAATATGCGTCTTTAAGAAATGCGAATAAATCAGATCTGCTGCTAAAGAGTCTCTACATGTTATTAC from Betta splendens chromosome 7, fBetSpl5.4, whole genome shotgun sequence encodes:
- the LOC114858336 gene encoding sushi domain-containing protein 3, with amino-acid sequence MPAATAPMADASPKPRDRSARTQAQCAPRPLPALGTQRIIQGNGTDVGTVLSLQCPDKHKLVGGELKCVLAVNSTHWVGETYCKPLSLIEDYGFRVAVLASIVSLGVIFIMSVAFITCCLLDCIREDERKKQQRESDLTCEEQVQHRGEIGSHYSHKGRNNNNNTREKMAPAACEGAHGCRCQGDAAGPHFTHGCSSPAALPGPDYGLPLLPRNPEPARPAPLSYPGPLFSCQTSLMGPDLLHGEQQRRWSQQNPPPTDESNAMNPVKEFSIRIISV